The region CACTGTAAAAAGGTGCTTTAGGTAGTACCTTTGTGGCTATCTTTAGCCCTTTCTTTTCCAAAATATCGATCAATCTCTCGATCGTTTTACGTTCTTCTGTGTTACTGACAAAGATAGCAGAAAGATATTGACTTCCTATATCCGGTCCCTGTCCATCTGCCTGTGTAGGATCATGGATCTCAAAAAAAGTTTTTGCCAGTGTTTCATAAGAGACTTTAGAGGGGTCATATACCACTTCAACTGTTTCTAAATGTCCGGTATCTTTACGTACAACATCGTAGTAGCCCGGATTTTTCACATGACCACCCATGAAACCGGAGGTCACTTCTTTTACCCCTTCGATCATTTCAAGATAATACTCTACACCCCAAAAACATCCGCCTGCAAAATAGGCTTTTTTTAATGCAGAAGTCTGTGCTTTATTTTTTTGAAAATTGAGAGAAATGGAGTTGATACAATGACGTACATTTTTTTCAGTCAACCCCTCGCCTTTAAATACATGTCCCATATGTGCCCCACAGTTGGCACACACGATCTCTGTACGTCTACCGTCTGCATCGGGAACTTCTTTGATGGCTCCAGGAATAGCATCATCAAAACTTGGCCATCCGCAGTGGGAATCAAATTTATCACTAGAGCTATAGAGTGGCGCACCACATACTTTGCAGATATAGGTCCCGTCCTCTTTGGTATCTACATATTGACCTGAAAAAGCACGTTCAGTCCCCTTATCGATAAGTACATGCTTTTCAAATGGGGTGAGCTTGTCTATTTTGCTTTTCCAAGGCTTGAAATCTTGTGCTACCGCAAAAGTAATACCCATTGTCAGTAAGACTAAGATCATGTTTTTCATTGTGCTACCTTTGATAGTTTTCAGAAACTATACTTGGCCAATGTGTAATTTTAATGTACTAATCTCTTTCAATAGCATATTTTCCAGACCCCAAAAGGACAATAGCCAAAGCACTGAATAGATAAAACATCGGTAGTTCCACAGCCCAGGTACCTTGTGACCCTAAACTCAGTAATGATCCAAGCTTCGTTAAGTAGATCGCGACTGCCATATTGAAAACGATCACACCTGCCCACACTCTACTTTTCCAGCCAATGATCAAAAAGATCGGGGCAAGTATTTCTCCCACATAGACTCCATAAGCCAACACTTCAGGTACGCCTTGAGAGTGTAGTAGCCCCTTAATAGATGTGATGCCATGCAACGCTTTATCGATGCCGTGAAAAAGCATCATACCTCCGACCATTAAACGTAATACTAATTTTCCGATATTCTCTGACATATGAAGATCCTTGTGTATAAAAAGTATATGATTATAGCAAGTATTTTGAAAAATTATTGATTTTAATAGAGTGAATAATGGTAATCAGTGAGTAAATATGATAAGAATTTACTATATAAAAAAAGGAATATTCCTCAAAATACTTTGTACTGATATTGAGTAGTGATTATAAAAAATGGATGGCCGGGAGAGGGGGATTCGAACCCCCGGAGGTGTGACCCTCACCGGTTTTCAAGACCGGCACATTCGACCACTCTGACATCTCCCGACAATTTGAAGAATAGAATATTATCCAAAGATAAATAAATTCTAGTTGATATGATGGAGGAGCCACCCGGATTTGAACCGGGGATAGCAGCTTTGCAGGCTGCGGCCTTACCGCTTGGCGATGGCTCCACACTAATATATATAAGTGGTACCCGGAGCCGGACTTGAACCGGCACGGTCACAATGACCGGGGGATTTTAAGTCCCCTGTGTCTACCATTCCACCACCCGGGCATTATTGGTACCATTCATATATTGAAATATTCATTTTTATGGAGCGGGCGAACGGGTTCGAACCGTCGACCCCAACCTTGGCAAGGTTATGCTCTACCGCTGAGCTACGCCCGCAAATCCATACCACTTCTAAGCATTAACTTAAAATTGGAGTGCGATTATAGCCAAAAAAGTTTTTAATGTAAAGAGAAAAACATTACATATACGATAAAAAGTCTATTTGCCCTCTTTTTTTTGAGAATCATCTGCTATAATCCATTAAAATACATATAAAAGGCTTTCTCATGAGAAGTGATGAAATAAAAGAGGGGTTTAGTAGAGCTCCACATAGAAGTCTACTGCGTGCAACCGGTGTAAAAGATGAAGATTTTGAAAAACCGTTCATCGGTGTAGCGAATTCATTTATAGAGATCATCCCTGGGCACTTTTTCCTTAATAAAGTAGCAGAAGTGATCAAAGAAGAGATACGTGCCAATGGTTGTGTACCTTTTGAGTTTAATACAATCGGTGTAGATGACGGTATAGCTATGGGACATGATGGTATGCTTTACTCTCTCCCGAGCCGTGAGATCATCGCCAACTCTGTAGAGACCGTTATGAATGCACATAAACTTGATGCGATGATCGCTATACCTAACTGTGACAAGATCGTTCCAGGGATGATCATGGGTGCTTTACGTGTTGATGTGCCTACAGTATTTGTTTCTGGCGGTCCTATGGAAAAAGGATACACGAAAGATGGTACGCCTATTGACCTTGCAACGGCATTTGAAGCAGTGGGAAAACATGAAACAGGCGAGATCACAGATGAAGAGCTTCATGATATCGAGTGTAATGCTTGTCCAAGTGGCGGGTCTTGTTCAGGAATGTTTACTGCAAACTCTATGAATACGCTGATGGAAGCCATGGGTATCGCGCTTCCAGGTAACGGAACCATACTTGCGCTTACACCTGAGAGAACAGAGCTTTACAGAAAAGCAGCAAGACGTATCTGTGAGATAGCAAAATTGGAACAAAGCGAACGTGAAAAATATCGTATGAAAAATATTTT is a window of Sulfurovum sp. TSL6 DNA encoding:
- a CDS encoding bifunctional methionine sulfoxide reductase B/A protein, with the translated sequence MKNMILVLLTMGITFAVAQDFKPWKSKIDKLTPFEKHVLIDKGTERAFSGQYVDTKEDGTYICKVCGAPLYSSSDKFDSHCGWPSFDDAIPGAIKEVPDADGRRTEIVCANCGAHMGHVFKGEGLTEKNVRHCINSISLNFQKNKAQTSALKKAYFAGGCFWGVEYYLEMIEGVKEVTSGFMGGHVKNPGYYDVVRKDTGHLETVEVVYDPSKVSYETLAKTFFEIHDPTQADGQGPDIGSQYLSAIFVSNTEERKTIERLIDILEKKGLKIATKVLPKAPFYSAEVYHQDYYARKGTKPYCHRRVKRF
- a CDS encoding DoxX family protein, with the protein product MSENIGKLVLRLMVGGMMLFHGIDKALHGITSIKGLLHSQGVPEVLAYGVYVGEILAPIFLIIGWKSRVWAGVIVFNMAVAIYLTKLGSLLSLGSQGTWAVELPMFYLFSALAIVLLGSGKYAIERD